In Streptomyces sp. SLBN-118, the following are encoded in one genomic region:
- a CDS encoding ISAs1 family transposase — protein sequence MCRRSATVCLVKSPSRQHCATGPLAERLATLADPRCRRGKRHPFVAVLLIACSAVVTGATRYVVISEWAAEAPQDVLARLGARTVTALAVRIPPSGATIRRVVKDTCPGGLADLLGHDPAGCDTLALDGKSARGSRLGATPAAHLLAAMTGTGMTVTQLRVPEKTNEITCFAALLDPYDLRGVTVTGDALHTQREHARFLVDVKRAHYAFTVKRNQKNLYEQMRTLLWQEATAKFYDRTTGHGRKETRVVQALTVTDLGVDFPHAAQVAKAVRHRTDTKTGKQSRETAYMITDLTSRQASRERIATILRAHWVIENRLHFVRDTTFHEDASKIRTGHSSEDMATLRSFAINQLRTAGPPTSPPDSARRPSAPTSGHWPSSASTGLRRCAIKGLCNRPGTHPLGSVQTFQAVTC from the coding sequence ATGTGCCGTCGGTCTGCCACTGTCTGTCTGGTCAAGTCGCCCAGCCGTCAGCACTGTGCGACGGGTCCGCTGGCCGAGCGGCTGGCGACGCTGGCCGATCCGCGGTGCCGGCGCGGGAAGCGTCACCCCTTCGTGGCAGTGCTGCTGATCGCCTGCTCCGCCGTGGTGACCGGTGCGACGAGATACGTAGTGATCAGCGAGTGGGCGGCCGAGGCCCCGCAGGATGTCCTGGCCCGGCTCGGTGCCCGTACCGTGACCGCCCTGGCCGTGCGTATCCCGCCCAGCGGTGCGACGATCCGCCGGGTCGTCAAGGACACCTGCCCCGGCGGCCTGGCCGACCTCCTCGGCCACGACCCGGCCGGATGTGACACCCTCGCCCTGGACGGCAAGAGCGCCCGCGGCTCGCGCCTGGGCGCCACCCCGGCCGCCCACCTGCTGGCCGCGATGACGGGCACCGGCATGACCGTCACCCAGCTCAGGGTTCCGGAAAAGACCAACGAAATCACCTGCTTCGCCGCCCTCCTGGACCCCTATGACCTGCGAGGAGTCACCGTGACCGGCGACGCACTGCACACCCAGCGCGAGCACGCCCGCTTCCTCGTCGACGTCAAGAGGGCGCACTACGCCTTCACCGTGAAGCGGAACCAGAAGAACCTCTACGAGCAGATGCGGACCCTGCTCTGGCAGGAGGCGACGGCGAAGTTCTACGACCGCACTACGGGCCATGGACGTAAGGAGACCCGGGTCGTGCAGGCCCTGACCGTCACCGACCTCGGCGTCGACTTCCCCCACGCCGCCCAGGTCGCCAAGGCCGTCCGCCACCGCACCGACACCAAGACCGGCAAGCAGAGCCGCGAGACCGCCTACATGATCACCGACCTCACCAGCCGACAAGCGTCCCGCGAAAGGATCGCAACGATCTTGAGAGCACACTGGGTGATCGAAAACAGACTCCACTTCGTCCGCGACACCACCTTCCACGAAGACGCCTCCAAGATCCGCACCGGGCACAGCTCGGAGGACATGGCCACCCTGCGCAGCTTCGCCATCAACCAGCTCCGCACCGCCGGCCCACCAACATCGCCGCCGGACTCCGCGCGACGGCCCTCCGCCCCTACGAGCGGCCACTGGCCCTCCTCGGCCTCAACTGGCCTGCGCCGATGCGCGATCAAAGGACTTTGCAATCGCCCTGGGACGCACCCTCTGGGGAGCGTCCAGACATTTCAGGCCGTAACATGTTGA
- a CDS encoding MMPL family transporter, which yields MARWCYRHRLLVLLLWVGALFGLGFSASTAGTDYANVFSLPGTDSKRAYDLMEKAFPDSSGDTDTVVWKVGSGSVKDQDVRSRIQSALEKIAGMKGVGDVTDPYSGPRGAAQISSDGRIAYAQITFADQANAVPKDLVQDVVDTAQAAERGGLQVELGGQAIQRVQELPTGLAEMVGIVAAAVVLFLAFCSLFAMLLPIGVAVFGVGTGLFSTQLLGHTTDIPDLAPLLATLIGLGVGIDYALFIVTRHRRGILRGVDPQQSAVTALNTSGRAVLFAGGTVCIALAGMLVTNLRFLDGVVIGTSLTVVLSVLAATTLLPALLGFLGPRVLSRRQRRRLAAQGPEQERASGLAARWSTGVQKRPRTIAALAVVLMAALALPVLSLRLGATDQGNDDASTTTRKAYDLLAEGFGPGFNGPLQVVTSGGDTTTLVKDLEATSGVARVAPLPPAQGVTVIQVVPTTSPQSKQTDDLIDVLRDEVIPKAGVQAHVGGVTAVSKDFATVTGDRLPYFIATIVGLGFLLLLIAFRSLVVPLTAAVMNLIAAAASFGVLVAIFQWGWGLELLGLGKEGPINAFLPVIMLSLLFGLSMDYQVFLVSRMHEEWVHTKDNARAVRVGLAETSRVINSAALIMVCVFLAFVLSGDSGAATAGVGLAVAVALDAFILRTALVPAAMHLLGGANWWLPGWLEKRLPHLAVEPKEEAEEPAELESGPASVVHGYVRTADGDPVEHAAVTLLSKSGRQLDRVTSLADGSYIVSVPAPGSYVLAVTAGSYGSRARHVAVAEGPVVYDVELAEGEVDAVN from the coding sequence TTGGCACGGTGGTGCTATCGGCACCGGCTGTTGGTCCTGTTGCTGTGGGTGGGGGCGCTGTTCGGCCTGGGTTTCTCGGCGTCGACGGCGGGCACGGACTACGCGAACGTCTTCTCCCTTCCCGGCACGGACTCCAAGCGGGCGTACGACCTGATGGAGAAGGCGTTCCCGGACAGCTCGGGCGACACCGACACGGTGGTGTGGAAGGTCGGCTCGGGCTCGGTGAAGGACCAGGACGTACGGTCCCGGATCCAGTCGGCGCTGGAGAAGATCGCGGGGATGAAGGGCGTCGGCGACGTCACCGACCCCTACTCGGGCCCCCGGGGCGCGGCGCAGATCAGCAGTGACGGACGGATCGCGTATGCGCAGATCACGTTCGCGGACCAGGCGAACGCCGTACCCAAGGACCTCGTCCAGGACGTCGTCGACACCGCGCAGGCCGCCGAACGCGGCGGTCTCCAAGTGGAGCTCGGCGGCCAGGCGATCCAACGGGTGCAGGAGCTGCCGACGGGCCTTGCGGAGATGGTCGGCATCGTGGCCGCCGCCGTCGTGCTGTTCCTGGCCTTCTGCTCGCTCTTCGCGATGCTGCTGCCGATCGGCGTGGCCGTCTTCGGTGTGGGCACGGGCCTGTTCTCCACCCAGCTGCTCGGCCACACCACGGACATCCCCGACCTGGCGCCGCTGCTCGCTACCCTGATCGGGCTCGGCGTCGGCATCGACTACGCGCTGTTCATCGTCACCCGGCACCGGCGCGGCATCCTGCGCGGCGTGGACCCGCAGCAGTCGGCGGTCACCGCCCTCAACACCTCCGGCCGCGCGGTGCTGTTCGCGGGCGGCACTGTGTGCATCGCGCTCGCCGGAATGCTGGTGACGAACCTGCGCTTCCTGGACGGCGTGGTGATCGGCACCTCCCTCACGGTGGTGCTGAGCGTGCTCGCGGCGACCACGCTCCTGCCGGCCCTGCTCGGCTTCCTCGGCCCCCGGGTGCTCAGCCGCCGTCAGCGCCGCCGGCTCGCCGCACAGGGCCCCGAGCAGGAGCGGGCGAGCGGACTCGCGGCGCGCTGGTCGACGGGCGTACAGAAGCGCCCCCGTACGATCGCCGCGCTCGCCGTGGTCCTCATGGCCGCGCTCGCCCTCCCGGTGCTGTCGCTACGGCTGGGCGCGACGGACCAGGGCAACGACGACGCGTCGACGACCACGAGGAAGGCGTACGACCTGCTCGCGGAGGGCTTCGGCCCCGGCTTCAACGGCCCGCTCCAGGTGGTGACGTCCGGCGGCGACACGACAACCCTGGTGAAGGACCTCGAGGCGACGTCTGGGGTGGCCCGGGTGGCACCGCTGCCCCCCGCCCAGGGCGTCACCGTCATCCAGGTGGTCCCGACGACCTCACCGCAGTCGAAGCAGACGGACGACCTGATCGACGTCCTGCGGGACGAAGTGATCCCGAAAGCGGGCGTGCAGGCGCACGTGGGCGGTGTGACGGCGGTGTCGAAGGACTTCGCGACGGTCACCGGCGACCGCCTCCCGTACTTCATCGCGACCATCGTCGGCCTGGGCTTCCTGCTCCTGCTGATCGCCTTCCGCTCCCTGGTGGTGCCGCTGACGGCAGCGGTGATGAACCTGATCGCGGCGGCGGCCTCCTTCGGCGTCCTCGTCGCGATCTTCCAGTGGGGCTGGGGCCTGGAACTGCTCGGCCTCGGCAAGGAGGGCCCGATCAACGCCTTCCTGCCGGTCATCATGCTGTCCCTGCTCTTCGGCCTGTCGATGGACTACCAGGTGTTCCTGGTGAGCCGGATGCACGAGGAGTGGGTCCACACGAAGGACAACGCGCGCGCGGTGCGGGTCGGTCTTGCCGAGACCAGCCGTGTCATCAACTCCGCGGCCCTGATCATGGTCTGTGTGTTCCTGGCGTTCGTGCTCAGCGGCGACTCGGGCGCGGCGACGGCGGGCGTGGGCCTGGCGGTCGCGGTGGCCCTGGACGCGTTCATCCTGCGTACGGCGCTGGTGCCGGCGGCGATGCATCTGCTGGGCGGCGCGAACTGGTGGCTGCCGGGGTGGCTGGAGAAGCGGCTGCCGCACCTTGCGGTGGAGCCCAAGGAAGAGGCCGAGGAACCGGCTGAACTGGAGAGCGGCCCCGCCTCGGTGGTCCACGGCTACGTCCGCACGGCGGACGGCGACCCCGTCGAGCACGCCGCGGTGACCCTGCTCTCGAAGTCCGGCCGCCAACTGGACCGCGTGACGTCCCTGGCCGACGGCTCGTACATCGTGTCGGTACCGGCGCCGGGTTCCTATGTGCTGGCGGTGACGGCGGGCTCGTACGGCTCAAGGGCCAGGCATGTGGCGGTGGCGGAGGGGCCGGTGGTGTACGACGTGGAGCTGGCGGAGGGGGAGGTGGACGCGGTCAATTAG
- a CDS encoding LuxR C-terminal-related transcriptional regulator: protein MTSFVGRRQEVAAAKKLLGHSRLVTLTGPGGIGKTRLALRVAAEVQRSFPGGVRLVQLAGLEDGDRLARAVADELRLGNASAREPEVSLAEYVADLRLLLVLDNCEHLLDACARLVSTLLAAAPGLRVLATSRQVLGLGGEQAMVVPPLSAPEPSDVPPQAGERSEAVTLFAERAVSVCPDFVLTPEKALAVARICHQLDGIPLAIELAAARLRSLSVEGILARMDERFDLLTKGSRSAAQRQRTLRALIDWSFDLCTPSERLLWARLSVFCDGFDLEAAEAVCRGQGLERRDVLDLLSALVDKSIVTCEERGTQMRYWLPTTFRQYGREHLAHCGEERMLVERHFHWYRKKADLAEADWFGSRQMSWLAWFQTEQANMRAALELCMSKPDRAESGLRMAASLWSLRLGHWLDFGSLSEARHWIAQGLALAPFPSPAGARALLVDGTLALLQGDPDTARRRMEESHETVQHLGDEPALARARVTLAGMISMFRGKFASAAGLLEEAISLHQAADDPDSVATASYLLAMVCFNLDDPATSTHAQRCLSLCETHDAKWSLNHALWVVGLEEYRSGNMRRAVTLIRQSMREKLQCGGRWGIAQSLELLGWCAAAGDRYDRSATLLGAAQAVSQLSGCDLSRWGHIKPGHDACEVLLRQELGKDGFTTAFQAGTKLTLEQAVAFALDEKRDAEPPPSDGKTIWASLTVREREVAELVSQGMTNRDVAARLVISTRTAEGHVMRILGKLGLASRAQLAAWAAKQHDC from the coding sequence GTGACCAGCTTCGTCGGCCGCCGCCAAGAGGTGGCCGCCGCCAAGAAGTTGCTGGGTCACAGTCGGCTGGTGACGCTGACCGGCCCGGGCGGCATTGGCAAGACCCGGCTGGCGTTGCGGGTCGCCGCGGAAGTACAGCGCTCCTTCCCCGGCGGGGTGCGACTCGTGCAGCTGGCGGGCCTGGAGGACGGTGATCGGCTTGCCCGAGCCGTGGCTGACGAACTCAGGCTGGGCAATGCGTCAGCACGTGAGCCGGAAGTTTCACTGGCGGAGTACGTGGCGGACCTACGGCTGCTTCTGGTCCTGGACAATTGCGAGCACCTGCTCGACGCATGCGCCCGGCTGGTCAGCACCCTCCTTGCCGCGGCTCCTGGGCTTCGGGTGCTGGCGACCAGCCGCCAGGTGCTGGGCCTGGGAGGTGAGCAGGCAATGGTCGTGCCACCTCTGTCGGCGCCCGAGCCGAGTGATGTCCCTCCTCAGGCAGGAGAGCGCTCAGAGGCAGTGACGCTGTTCGCAGAACGGGCTGTCTCGGTGTGCCCGGACTTCGTACTCACCCCCGAAAAGGCCCTGGCGGTCGCCCGGATCTGCCACCAGTTGGACGGGATCCCGCTGGCTATCGAACTGGCAGCGGCACGGCTGAGGTCCCTGTCGGTGGAAGGCATCCTCGCGCGTATGGACGAACGCTTCGACCTCCTCACCAAGGGATCGCGGAGCGCTGCCCAGCGGCAGCGCACACTGCGTGCCCTCATCGACTGGAGCTTCGATCTGTGCACGCCCTCCGAGCGGCTGCTGTGGGCACGCCTGTCTGTGTTCTGCGACGGCTTCGACCTGGAGGCGGCCGAAGCAGTGTGCCGCGGGCAGGGCCTCGAACGACGCGACGTGCTCGACCTTCTGTCGGCGCTGGTGGACAAGTCCATCGTCACCTGCGAGGAGCGCGGCACGCAGATGCGCTACTGGCTGCCGACGACATTCCGCCAGTACGGACGCGAACATCTGGCCCACTGCGGTGAGGAACGCATGCTCGTCGAGCGGCACTTCCACTGGTACCGGAAGAAGGCTGACCTGGCTGAGGCGGACTGGTTCGGCTCCCGCCAGATGTCGTGGCTGGCGTGGTTCCAGACGGAACAAGCCAACATGCGCGCCGCGTTGGAGCTCTGCATGTCCAAGCCCGATCGGGCAGAGTCAGGGCTGCGGATGGCTGCCTCGTTGTGGAGCCTCCGGCTTGGCCACTGGCTCGACTTCGGCTCCCTGAGCGAGGCACGGCACTGGATCGCCCAGGGCCTCGCCCTGGCTCCCTTCCCCAGCCCGGCCGGAGCGAGAGCGCTGCTCGTCGACGGGACGCTCGCCCTGCTGCAAGGCGACCCGGACACCGCTCGCAGGCGGATGGAAGAAAGCCACGAAACGGTACAACACTTGGGCGATGAACCGGCCTTGGCCCGTGCACGCGTGACCCTGGCCGGGATGATCTCCATGTTCCGGGGGAAGTTCGCCTCCGCTGCCGGCCTGCTGGAGGAGGCCATCAGTCTCCACCAGGCCGCCGATGACCCCGACAGCGTCGCGACTGCCTCATACCTGCTGGCCATGGTCTGCTTCAACCTCGACGACCCGGCCACCAGCACCCACGCCCAACGATGCCTGTCCCTGTGCGAGACACACGACGCGAAGTGGTCCCTCAACCATGCTCTGTGGGTGGTGGGGTTGGAGGAGTACCGCAGCGGAAATATGCGGCGCGCAGTCACGCTGATCCGCCAGTCGATGCGTGAGAAGCTGCAGTGTGGCGGGCGGTGGGGCATAGCCCAGAGCCTCGAGCTGCTGGGCTGGTGTGCCGCAGCAGGGGACCGGTACGACAGGTCCGCCACCTTGCTGGGCGCGGCTCAGGCCGTATCGCAGTTGTCCGGTTGCGATCTGTCCAGATGGGGACACATCAAGCCAGGGCATGACGCCTGCGAGGTGCTGCTGCGGCAGGAGCTGGGCAAGGACGGTTTCACAACCGCTTTCCAGGCCGGCACGAAGCTCACCCTGGAGCAGGCCGTTGCCTTTGCCCTTGACGAGAAGCGTGACGCCGAGCCTCCGCCGTCGGACGGGAAGACGATCTGGGCGTCACTGACCGTCAGGGAGCGAGAGGTTGCCGAACTGGTCAGCCAGGGCATGACCAACAGGGACGTCGCCGCCCGACTGGTGATCTCCACGCGCACCGCCGAGGGCCACGTGATGCGCATCCTGGGCAAGCTCGGCCTCGCTTCACGCGCACAACTCGCGGCCTGGGCCGCCAAGCAGCACGACTGCTGA
- a CDS encoding alpha/beta fold hydrolase — MTDIVVVHGLWADGSSWSEVIPLLHAAGHRVHAVQLPLTSVGADVAYTRQIVDRLPGPVVLAGWSYGGAIITNAAQGTPNVSALVYIAAFAPHKGENGNDIMSRYPSTVGKAVCVDEQGRQWIDPDQYGRLFAADVHPSRAAVLASVQKPAAESCFSTASGEPAWLTIPSWYVVAENDRALLPEAQRWMAERIGAATTSVPASHAVLVSQPARVAEVIATAAAANF; from the coding sequence GTGACAGACATTGTGGTGGTACACGGACTGTGGGCCGACGGGTCGAGTTGGAGCGAGGTGATCCCGCTCCTGCACGCGGCCGGGCACCGGGTCCACGCTGTGCAGCTGCCGCTGACCTCTGTGGGGGCTGACGTGGCGTACACCCGGCAGATTGTGGACCGGCTGCCGGGGCCCGTCGTTCTGGCCGGCTGGTCATACGGCGGCGCCATTATCACCAACGCAGCGCAGGGCACCCCAAATGTGTCCGCCCTGGTTTACATAGCGGCCTTCGCCCCTCACAAGGGTGAGAACGGCAATGACATCATGTCCCGCTACCCGTCCACCGTCGGCAAAGCGGTCTGCGTCGATGAACAGGGCCGGCAGTGGATCGACCCCGACCAGTACGGTCGGCTGTTTGCTGCAGACGTCCATCCCTCCCGCGCCGCTGTGCTGGCCAGCGTGCAGAAGCCGGCCGCGGAGTCATGCTTCTCCACGGCCTCGGGAGAGCCGGCCTGGCTCACGATCCCGTCCTGGTACGTGGTGGCCGAGAACGACAGGGCCCTGTTGCCCGAGGCCCAGCGGTGGATGGCCGAGCGTATCGGGGCAGCCACCACGTCCGTACCTGCGAGCCACGCCGTGCTGGTCTCCCAGCCCGCACGCGTCGCCGAGGTAATTGCTACGGCCGCAGCGGCCAACTTCTGA